In one window of Mesoplodon densirostris isolate mMesDen1 chromosome 4, mMesDen1 primary haplotype, whole genome shotgun sequence DNA:
- the MLH3 gene encoding DNA mismatch repair protein Mlh3 isoform X1, with protein MIKCLSVEVQARLRSGLAICSLGQCVEELALNSIDAEAKCVAVRVNMETFQVQVIDNGFGMGSDDVDKVGNRYFTSKCDSVQDLENPRFYGFRGEALANIADMASAVEISSKKNKSMKTFVKLFQNGKVLKACEADLTRPSAGTTVTVYNLFYQLPVRRKCMDPRLEFEKVRQRIEALSLMHPSISFSLRNDVSGSMVLQLPKTKDVCSRFCQIYGLGKSQKLKEIDFKYKEFELSGYISSEAHYNKNMQFLFVNKRLVLRTKLHKLIDFLLRKESIICKPKNSSASRQTNSSPRHRSNPELHGIYVINMQCHFCEYDVCLEPAKTLIEFQNWDTVLVCIQEGVKMFLKKEKLFVELSSEDLKEFSEENEFSLFSATLQKQVSSDEKCDQVNFQEACNNILDSCEMFNLQSKAVKRKAPVENISTQNSRDSEAIRKKTNDSFLYTYKSDGPAHSKMESSLQNEDSACSESRILEQETAEASESGANEKHKKSCLELNSSENPCGTSSEMFASPFQTLYHFEGSGEGLEIQKVSTTANGMAANILKNNRIQNQLERFKDATEMGFASPFQTLYHFEGSEEGLEIQKVSTTANGMAANILKNNRIQNQPERFKDATEMGCQPLPVETTLSGAHGAQREEEKRKKEPSNCGRINVFSYGQVKLCSTGFITHVVQNEQTKSTETEHLFKNYVQPGLVSAKEIFGNRTCHSFETPNTKDLTTTLSKEFAQLPNKRLCRTNISYGLENKPIATYKNFAIFQESSKKSHTGCLLPDTSSFSWGRHVSNGSKKTGKLICSAKPIAHKKLSLSSQLGSLEKFKRQYGKVRNPLNTEVEENITLEITTNLNPQVEPDILWKDKNHLDNSGICKITTMKHDDSNSSCQPVSHMFYSEKLPFSKEDSLEEQMPCLRESPITLQELSHFNRKPLDIEKSPESLASKLSRLKGSERETQTMEMTSHFNELPQSDPSRKDSDLSSGLTLDSCKLFQNEHKKTESVNIPMLDSVTQGNPFNKDSETYSNNNTTENSVMSETPLVLPYVHSTVIGKDSDVLIASEQQIGSPDSPSRMLVSHREDSTAGQNGTCCQSEESIARTCSENEESNTCSLDWQQHFDVALGRMVYINKLTGLSTFTAPAEDVRAACTKDLTTIAVDVLLENGSQYRCHPFRSDLVLPFLPRAREERTVMRQNNRATGDGAVGPESLQSLFSEWDNPVFARYPEVAVDVSSGQAESLAVKIHNILYPYRFTKEMIHSMQVLQQVDNKFIACVMSTKTEENGEAGGNLLVLVDQHAAHERVRLEQLTIGSYEKQQPQGSGRKKLLSSTISPPLEITVTEEQRRLLSCYHKNLEDLGLEIIFPDTSDSLVLVGKVPLCFVEREASELRRGRSTVTKSIVEEFIQEQVELLQTTGGIQGTLPLTVQKVLASQACHGAIKFNDDLSLEESCRLIEALSWCQLPFQCAHGRPSMLPLADIDHLEQDKQVKPNLAKLRRMARAWHLFGKAEGCDTGQSLQASAPPRELP; from the exons ATGATCAAGTGCTTGTCAGTTGAAGTACAAGCCAGGTTGCGTTCTGGTTTGGCTATATGCTCCTTAGGCCAGTGTGTTGAGGAGCTTGCCCTCAATAGTATTGATGCTGAAGCAAAATGTGTGGCTGTCAGGGTAAACATGGAAACCTTCCAAGTTCAGGTGATAGACAATGGATTTGGGATGGGGAGTGATGATGTAGACAAGGTGGGAAATCGTTATTTCACTAGTAAATGCGACTCTGTACAGGACTTGGAGAACCCAAGGTTTTATGGTTTCCGAGGGGAGGCCTTGGCCAATATAGCTGACATGGCCAGTGCTGTGGAAATTTCATCCAAGAAAAACAAGTCAATGAAAACTTTTGTGAAGCTGTTTCAGAATGGAAAAGTCCTGAAAGCTTGTGAAGCTGACTTGACTCGACCAAGTGCTGGGACAACAGTCACCGTATATAACCTGTTTTATCAGTTACCTGTAAGGAGGAAATGCATGGATCCTAGActggagtttgagaaggttaggcaGAGGATAGAAGCTCTCTCACTTATGCAcccttccatttctttctctttgagaAATGATGTTTCTGGTTCCATGGTTCTTCAGCTCCCTAAAACCAAAGACGTATGTTCCCGATTTTGTCAAATTTATGGACTGGGTAAGTcccaaaagttaaaagaaatagattttaaatataaGGAGTTTGAGCTTAGTGGCTATATCAGCTCTGAAGCACATTATAATAAGAATATGCAGTTTTTGTTTGTGAACAAGAGGCTAGTTTTAAGGACAAAGTTGCATAAACTCATTGACTTTTTATTAAGGAAAGAAAGCATTATATGCAAGCCAAAGAACAGCTCTGCCAGTAGGCAAACAAATTCAAGTCCTCGGCATCGGTCTAACCCAGAactccatggtatatatgtaatCAACATGCAGTGCCACTTCTGTGAGTATGACGTGTGCCTGGAGCCAGCAAAAACTCTGATTGAGTTTCAGAACTGGGATACTGTTTTGGTTTGTATTCAGGAAGgagtaaaaatgtttttaaagaaagaaaaattatttgtggAATTATCAAGTGAAGACCTTAAGGAATTTagtgaagaaaatgagtttaGTTTATTTAGTGCCACTCTTCAGAAGCAAGTGTCCTCTGATGAGAAGTGTGACCAGGTCAATTTCCAAGAAGCatgtaataatattttggatTCCTGTGAAATGTTTAATTTGCAATCAAAAGCCGTGAAAAGAAAAGCTCCTGTAGAAAACATAAGCACACAGAATTCTAGGGATTCGGAAGCtatcagaaaaaagacaaatgattcaTTTTTGTACACTTACAAATCCGATGGGCCAGCCCATAGTAAAATGGAGTCATCTTTACAAAACGAAGATAGCGCTTGCTCAGAGTCAAGGATCTTAGAACAAGAGACAGCTGAAGCATCAGAATCAGGAGCAAATGAGAAACATAAAAAATCTTGCTTGGAACTTAACTCTTCAGAAAATCCATGTGGAACCAGTTCAGAAATGTTTGCAAGCCCTTTTCAGACACTTTATCACTTTGAGGGGAGTGGAGAAGGTCTAGAAATACAGAAAGTAAGTACTACTGCTAATGGCATGGCTGCCAACATCCTGAAAAATAACAGAATTCAGAATCAACTAGAGAGATTTAAAGACGCTACTGAAATGGGATTTGCAAGCCCTTTTCAGACACTTTATCACTTTGAGGGGAGTGAAGAAGGTCTAGAAATACAGAAAGTAAGTACTACTGCTAATGGCATGGCTGCCAACATcctgaaaaataatagaattcaGAATCAACCAGAGAGATTTAAAGATGCTACTGAAATGGGATGCCAACCTCTGCCTGTTGAGACAACATTATCGGGAGCACATGGTGctcagagagaagaagagaaaagaaaaaaagaacctagtAATTGTGGAAGAATAAATGTTTTTAGTTATGGGCAAGTTAAATTATGTTCCACTGGTTTCATAACTCATGTGGTACAAAATGAGCAAACTAAATCAACTGAAAcagaacatttatttaaaaattatgttcaacCTGGTCTTGTGAGTGCCaaggaaatatttggaaatagaaCATGCCATTCATTTGAGACTCCAAACACCAAAGATTTAACCACCACTTTAAGTAAAGAATTTGCTCAACTGCCCAACAAAAGATTGTGCAGAACAAATATAAGTTATGGGCTAGAGAACAAACCTATAGCAACTTATAAAAATTTTGCTATTTTTCAGGAAAGTAGTAAAAAATCGCACACAGGTTGCTTACTACCTGACACATCCTCTTTCTCTTGGGGTAGACATGTTTCAAATGGTAGTAAGAAAACAGGTAAGTTGATTTGTTCTGCCAAACCCATAGCTCATAAGAAGCTAAGCTTAAGTTCACAATTAGGATCTTTAGAGAAGTTTAAGAGGCAATATGGGAAGGTTAGAAATCCTCTGAATACAGAAGTGGAGGAAAATATCACTTTAGAAATCACTACCAATCTCAATCCTCAGGTTGAACCTGACATTCTgtggaaagacaaaaaccactTAGACAACTCTGGTATTTGTAAAATCACTACTATGAAACATGATGATTCAAATAGTAGCTGTCAACCAGTAAGTCACATGTTTTATTCAGAAAAGTTACCATTCTCCAAGGAAGACAGTTTGGAAGAACAGATGCCTTGCTTAAGAGAAAGCCCTATAACTCTACAGGAGTTATCTCATTTTAACAGAAAGCCTTTGGATATTGAGAAGTCACCTGAATCACTAGCCTCTAAATTATCCAGATTGAAAGGCTCCGAAAGAGAGACTCAAACAATGGAGATGACGAGTCATTTTAATGAACTTCCACAATCAGATCCCAGTAGGAAAGACAGTGACTTGTCCAGTGGGTTAACCCTAGATTCTTGTAAGTTATTTCAAAACGagcataaaaaaacagaaagtgtCAACATCCCAATGTTGGACTCTGTCACACAGGGTAATCCCTTCAATAAAGACAGTGAAACATATTCTAACAACAATACAACAGAGAACTCTGTGATGTCAGAAACTCCTTTAGTACTACCCTATGTTCATTCTACAGTTATCGGTAAGGATTCAGATGTTCTTATAGCTTCAGAACAACAGATCGGAAGTCCTGACTCTCCGAGTAGAATGTTAGTGAGTCACAGAGAAGATTCCACAGCTGGCCAAAATGGAACTTGTTGTCAGAGTGAGGAATCTATAGCAAGAACTTGTTCTGAAAATGAAGAGTCCAACACATGTTCTTTGGATTGGCAGCAGCATTTTGATGTAGCCCTGGGAAGAATGGTTTACATCAACAAGCTAACAGGACTTAGCACATTCACTGCTCCTGCTGAGGACGTTCGGGCTGCTTGTACTAAAGACCTGACAACTATAGCTGTGGATGTTCTACTTGAGAATG gaTCTCAGTACAGGTGCCATCCTTTTAGAAGCGACcttgttcttcctttccttcctagaGCCCGGGAAGAGAGGACTGTGATGAGACAGAATAACAGAG CTACTGGGGACGGTGCTGTTGGTCCCGAATCGCTTCAGTCTTTGTTCTCAGAATGGGACAACCCAGTATTTGCCCGTTATCCAGAG GTTGCTGTTGACGTTAGCAGCGGCCAGGCTGAGAGCCTAGCAGTTAAAATTCACAACATCTTGTATCCTTATCGTTTCACCAAAGAAATGATTCACTCGATGCAG GTTCTCCAGCAAGTGGATAACAAGTTTATTGCCTGTGTAATGAGCACTAAGACTGAAGAGAATGGCGAGGCAG GTGGAAACCTGCTAGTCTTGGTGGACCAGCATGCTGCCCATGAGCGTGTCCGATTGGAGCAGCTGACCATTG GTTCCTATGAGAAGCAACAGCCACAAGGCTCTGGTCGAAAAAAATTACTGTCTTCCACTATAAGTCCTCCACTAGAGATAACAGTGACAGAGGAACAAAGGAGACTCTTATC GTGTTACCACAAAAATCTGGAAGATCTGGGCCTTGAAATTATATTTCCAGACACTAGTGATTCTCTGGTCCTTGTAGGAAAAGTACCACTCTGTTTTGTGGAAAGAGAAGCCAGTGAACTTCGAAGAGGGAGATCTACTGTGACCAAGAGCATTGTGGAG
- the MLH3 gene encoding DNA mismatch repair protein Mlh3 isoform X3 — MIKCLSVEVQARLRSGLAICSLGQCVEELALNSIDAEAKCVAVRVNMETFQVQVIDNGFGMGSDDVDKVGNRYFTSKCDSVQDLENPRFYGFRGEALANIADMASAVEISSKKNKSMKTFVKLFQNGKVLKACEADLTRPSAGTTVTVYNLFYQLPVRRKCMDPRLEFEKVRQRIEALSLMHPSISFSLRNDVSGSMVLQLPKTKDVCSRFCQIYGLGKSQKLKEIDFKYKEFELSGYISSEAHYNKNMQFLFVNKRLVLRTKLHKLIDFLLRKESIICKPKNSSASRQTNSSPRHRSNPELHGIYVINMQCHFCEYDVCLEPAKTLIEFQNWDTVLVCIQEGVKMFLKKEKLFVELSSEDLKEFSEENEFSLFSATLQKQVSSDEKCDQVNFQEACNNILDSCEMFNLQSKAVKRKAPVENISTQNSRDSEAIRKKTNDSFLYTYKSDGPAHSKMESSLQNEDSACSESRILEQETAEASESGANEKHKKSCLELNSSENPCGTSSEMFASPFQTLYHFEGSGEGLEIQKVSTTANGMAANILKNNRIQNQLERFKDATEMGFASPFQTLYHFEGSEEGLEIQKVSTTANGMAANILKNNRIQNQPERFKDATEMGCQPLPVETTLSGAHGAQREEEKRKKEPSNCGRINVFSYGQVKLCSTGFITHVVQNEQTKSTETEHLFKNYVQPGLVSAKEIFGNRTCHSFETPNTKDLTTTLSKEFAQLPNKRLCRTNISYGLENKPIATYKNFAIFQESSKKSHTGCLLPDTSSFSWGRHVSNGSKKTGKLICSAKPIAHKKLSLSSQLGSLEKFKRQYGKVRNPLNTEVEENITLEITTNLNPQVEPDILWKDKNHLDNSGICKITTMKHDDSNSSCQPVSHMFYSEKLPFSKEDSLEEQMPCLRESPITLQELSHFNRKPLDIEKSPESLASKLSRLKGSERETQTMEMTSHFNELPQSDPSRKDSDLSSGLTLDSCKLFQNEHKKTESVNIPMLDSVTQGNPFNKDSETYSNNNTTENSVMSETPLVLPYVHSTVIGKDSDVLIASEQQIGSPDSPSRMLVSHREDSTAGQNGTCCQSEESIARTCSENEESNTCSLDWQQHFDVALGRMVYINKLTGLSTFTAPAEDVRAACTKDLTTIAVDVLLENATGDGAVGPESLQSLFSEWDNPVFARYPEVAVDVSSGQAESLAVKIHNILYPYRFTKEMIHSMQVLQQVDNKFIACVMSTKTEENGEAGGNLLVLVDQHAAHERVRLEQLTIGSYEKQQPQGSGRKKLLSSTISPPLEITVTEEQRRLLSCYHKNLEDLGLEIIFPDTSDSLVLVGKVPLCFVEREASELRRGRSTVTKSIVEEFIQEQVELLQTTGGIQGTLPLTVQKVLASQACHGAIKFNDDLSLEESCRLIEALSWCQLPFQCAHGRPSMLPLADIDHLEQDKQVKPNLAKLRRMARAWHLFGKAEGCDTGQSLQASAPPRELP, encoded by the exons ATGATCAAGTGCTTGTCAGTTGAAGTACAAGCCAGGTTGCGTTCTGGTTTGGCTATATGCTCCTTAGGCCAGTGTGTTGAGGAGCTTGCCCTCAATAGTATTGATGCTGAAGCAAAATGTGTGGCTGTCAGGGTAAACATGGAAACCTTCCAAGTTCAGGTGATAGACAATGGATTTGGGATGGGGAGTGATGATGTAGACAAGGTGGGAAATCGTTATTTCACTAGTAAATGCGACTCTGTACAGGACTTGGAGAACCCAAGGTTTTATGGTTTCCGAGGGGAGGCCTTGGCCAATATAGCTGACATGGCCAGTGCTGTGGAAATTTCATCCAAGAAAAACAAGTCAATGAAAACTTTTGTGAAGCTGTTTCAGAATGGAAAAGTCCTGAAAGCTTGTGAAGCTGACTTGACTCGACCAAGTGCTGGGACAACAGTCACCGTATATAACCTGTTTTATCAGTTACCTGTAAGGAGGAAATGCATGGATCCTAGActggagtttgagaaggttaggcaGAGGATAGAAGCTCTCTCACTTATGCAcccttccatttctttctctttgagaAATGATGTTTCTGGTTCCATGGTTCTTCAGCTCCCTAAAACCAAAGACGTATGTTCCCGATTTTGTCAAATTTATGGACTGGGTAAGTcccaaaagttaaaagaaatagattttaaatataaGGAGTTTGAGCTTAGTGGCTATATCAGCTCTGAAGCACATTATAATAAGAATATGCAGTTTTTGTTTGTGAACAAGAGGCTAGTTTTAAGGACAAAGTTGCATAAACTCATTGACTTTTTATTAAGGAAAGAAAGCATTATATGCAAGCCAAAGAACAGCTCTGCCAGTAGGCAAACAAATTCAAGTCCTCGGCATCGGTCTAACCCAGAactccatggtatatatgtaatCAACATGCAGTGCCACTTCTGTGAGTATGACGTGTGCCTGGAGCCAGCAAAAACTCTGATTGAGTTTCAGAACTGGGATACTGTTTTGGTTTGTATTCAGGAAGgagtaaaaatgtttttaaagaaagaaaaattatttgtggAATTATCAAGTGAAGACCTTAAGGAATTTagtgaagaaaatgagtttaGTTTATTTAGTGCCACTCTTCAGAAGCAAGTGTCCTCTGATGAGAAGTGTGACCAGGTCAATTTCCAAGAAGCatgtaataatattttggatTCCTGTGAAATGTTTAATTTGCAATCAAAAGCCGTGAAAAGAAAAGCTCCTGTAGAAAACATAAGCACACAGAATTCTAGGGATTCGGAAGCtatcagaaaaaagacaaatgattcaTTTTTGTACACTTACAAATCCGATGGGCCAGCCCATAGTAAAATGGAGTCATCTTTACAAAACGAAGATAGCGCTTGCTCAGAGTCAAGGATCTTAGAACAAGAGACAGCTGAAGCATCAGAATCAGGAGCAAATGAGAAACATAAAAAATCTTGCTTGGAACTTAACTCTTCAGAAAATCCATGTGGAACCAGTTCAGAAATGTTTGCAAGCCCTTTTCAGACACTTTATCACTTTGAGGGGAGTGGAGAAGGTCTAGAAATACAGAAAGTAAGTACTACTGCTAATGGCATGGCTGCCAACATCCTGAAAAATAACAGAATTCAGAATCAACTAGAGAGATTTAAAGACGCTACTGAAATGGGATTTGCAAGCCCTTTTCAGACACTTTATCACTTTGAGGGGAGTGAAGAAGGTCTAGAAATACAGAAAGTAAGTACTACTGCTAATGGCATGGCTGCCAACATcctgaaaaataatagaattcaGAATCAACCAGAGAGATTTAAAGATGCTACTGAAATGGGATGCCAACCTCTGCCTGTTGAGACAACATTATCGGGAGCACATGGTGctcagagagaagaagagaaaagaaaaaaagaacctagtAATTGTGGAAGAATAAATGTTTTTAGTTATGGGCAAGTTAAATTATGTTCCACTGGTTTCATAACTCATGTGGTACAAAATGAGCAAACTAAATCAACTGAAAcagaacatttatttaaaaattatgttcaacCTGGTCTTGTGAGTGCCaaggaaatatttggaaatagaaCATGCCATTCATTTGAGACTCCAAACACCAAAGATTTAACCACCACTTTAAGTAAAGAATTTGCTCAACTGCCCAACAAAAGATTGTGCAGAACAAATATAAGTTATGGGCTAGAGAACAAACCTATAGCAACTTATAAAAATTTTGCTATTTTTCAGGAAAGTAGTAAAAAATCGCACACAGGTTGCTTACTACCTGACACATCCTCTTTCTCTTGGGGTAGACATGTTTCAAATGGTAGTAAGAAAACAGGTAAGTTGATTTGTTCTGCCAAACCCATAGCTCATAAGAAGCTAAGCTTAAGTTCACAATTAGGATCTTTAGAGAAGTTTAAGAGGCAATATGGGAAGGTTAGAAATCCTCTGAATACAGAAGTGGAGGAAAATATCACTTTAGAAATCACTACCAATCTCAATCCTCAGGTTGAACCTGACATTCTgtggaaagacaaaaaccactTAGACAACTCTGGTATTTGTAAAATCACTACTATGAAACATGATGATTCAAATAGTAGCTGTCAACCAGTAAGTCACATGTTTTATTCAGAAAAGTTACCATTCTCCAAGGAAGACAGTTTGGAAGAACAGATGCCTTGCTTAAGAGAAAGCCCTATAACTCTACAGGAGTTATCTCATTTTAACAGAAAGCCTTTGGATATTGAGAAGTCACCTGAATCACTAGCCTCTAAATTATCCAGATTGAAAGGCTCCGAAAGAGAGACTCAAACAATGGAGATGACGAGTCATTTTAATGAACTTCCACAATCAGATCCCAGTAGGAAAGACAGTGACTTGTCCAGTGGGTTAACCCTAGATTCTTGTAAGTTATTTCAAAACGagcataaaaaaacagaaagtgtCAACATCCCAATGTTGGACTCTGTCACACAGGGTAATCCCTTCAATAAAGACAGTGAAACATATTCTAACAACAATACAACAGAGAACTCTGTGATGTCAGAAACTCCTTTAGTACTACCCTATGTTCATTCTACAGTTATCGGTAAGGATTCAGATGTTCTTATAGCTTCAGAACAACAGATCGGAAGTCCTGACTCTCCGAGTAGAATGTTAGTGAGTCACAGAGAAGATTCCACAGCTGGCCAAAATGGAACTTGTTGTCAGAGTGAGGAATCTATAGCAAGAACTTGTTCTGAAAATGAAGAGTCCAACACATGTTCTTTGGATTGGCAGCAGCATTTTGATGTAGCCCTGGGAAGAATGGTTTACATCAACAAGCTAACAGGACTTAGCACATTCACTGCTCCTGCTGAGGACGTTCGGGCTGCTTGTACTAAAGACCTGACAACTATAGCTGTGGATGTTCTACTTGAGAATG CTACTGGGGACGGTGCTGTTGGTCCCGAATCGCTTCAGTCTTTGTTCTCAGAATGGGACAACCCAGTATTTGCCCGTTATCCAGAG GTTGCTGTTGACGTTAGCAGCGGCCAGGCTGAGAGCCTAGCAGTTAAAATTCACAACATCTTGTATCCTTATCGTTTCACCAAAGAAATGATTCACTCGATGCAG GTTCTCCAGCAAGTGGATAACAAGTTTATTGCCTGTGTAATGAGCACTAAGACTGAAGAGAATGGCGAGGCAG GTGGAAACCTGCTAGTCTTGGTGGACCAGCATGCTGCCCATGAGCGTGTCCGATTGGAGCAGCTGACCATTG GTTCCTATGAGAAGCAACAGCCACAAGGCTCTGGTCGAAAAAAATTACTGTCTTCCACTATAAGTCCTCCACTAGAGATAACAGTGACAGAGGAACAAAGGAGACTCTTATC GTGTTACCACAAAAATCTGGAAGATCTGGGCCTTGAAATTATATTTCCAGACACTAGTGATTCTCTGGTCCTTGTAGGAAAAGTACCACTCTGTTTTGTGGAAAGAGAAGCCAGTGAACTTCGAAGAGGGAGATCTACTGTGACCAAGAGCATTGTGGAG